One window from the genome of Chloroherpetonaceae bacterium encodes:
- the urtA gene encoding urea ABC transporter substrate-binding protein: MNRFNFSFQFYSPSRTLFIPLCLMLLFQSCSKPEPIRVGVLHSLSGTMSISETAVKDATLMAIEEINAKGGILGRPVVPIVVDGKSDWPTFAEKADSLIQNAKVSVVFGCWTSASRKTVKPIFEKYDHLLFYPVQYEGLESSKNIVYTGAAPNQQIIPAVKWCFDERKARRFFLIGSDYVFPRTANEIIKEQVLALGGEVVGEEYILLGSKDVKGAVEKILKAKPDLILNTINGDSNIPFFNELRAAGILPEQIPTMSFSIAEDELRSFSIPQMVGDFAAWNYFQSVDSKDNFDFIERFRNKYGKDRVTDDPIEAGYFGVFLWAEAVNKAKSPEPTKVRAVLGDLAFDAPEGLVYVDKENQHTWKLVRIGKIREDGQFQIVWDSDKPIQPLPYPATRTKEAWQQFLDSLYKSWGGQWANPGKR; encoded by the coding sequence ATGAACCGTTTCAATTTTTCTTTTCAATTTTATAGCCCATCCCGTACCCTGTTTATTCCGCTCTGCTTAATGCTGTTGTTTCAATCGTGTTCAAAGCCTGAACCAATACGAGTGGGCGTTTTGCATTCTCTTAGCGGAACGATGTCAATTAGTGAAACCGCGGTAAAAGATGCCACATTAATGGCCATTGAGGAAATCAACGCAAAGGGTGGAATTTTAGGAAGGCCCGTCGTTCCGATTGTGGTTGATGGAAAATCGGATTGGCCAACCTTTGCCGAGAAAGCCGATAGTTTAATTCAAAACGCAAAGGTGAGCGTGGTTTTTGGATGTTGGACCTCTGCAAGCCGTAAAACAGTGAAACCCATCTTCGAGAAATACGATCATCTCCTTTTTTATCCAGTTCAGTACGAAGGGCTTGAAAGCTCTAAAAACATTGTTTATACCGGTGCGGCACCCAATCAGCAAATTATTCCGGCGGTCAAATGGTGTTTCGATGAACGAAAAGCACGTCGCTTTTTTCTCATTGGCTCCGATTACGTTTTCCCGAGAACTGCCAATGAAATTATTAAAGAGCAAGTTCTTGCTTTGGGTGGCGAAGTGGTTGGTGAGGAATACATACTTCTCGGGTCGAAGGATGTGAAAGGCGCGGTTGAGAAAATTCTCAAAGCAAAACCCGATCTTATTCTGAATACCATTAATGGCGATAGTAACATCCCGTTTTTTAATGAACTTCGGGCTGCCGGAATTTTGCCTGAACAAATTCCAACAATGTCATTTAGTATTGCAGAGGATGAACTTCGGAGTTTCAGCATTCCACAAATGGTTGGTGATTTTGCCGCGTGGAATTATTTCCAAAGTGTTGACAGCAAAGATAACTTTGATTTCATTGAGCGGTTTCGAAACAAGTATGGAAAAGACCGTGTCACTGACGACCCCATTGAAGCCGGATACTTTGGCGTTTTCCTTTGGGCTGAGGCTGTTAATAAAGCAAAATCGCCGGAGCCTACAAAGGTTCGCGCGGTGCTTGGCGATTTGGCCTTTGATGCTCCTGAGGGCTTGGTGTATGTTGATAAAGAAAATCAACACACGTGGAAGCTTGTCCGTATTGGGAAAATTCGCGAAGATGGACAGTTTCAAATTGTTTGGGATTCTGATAAACCAATTCAGCCGTTGCCTTACCCAGCAACGAGAACCAAAGAGGCGTGGCAACAATTTTTGGATTCACTCTACAAATCGTGGGGTGGTCAGTGGGCGAATCCGGGTAAACGATAA
- a CDS encoding cation:proton antiporter gives MSAAQIEFPFFTNLLILLVGARIFGEIFERFNQPAMIGEIIAGIILGPSLLNLIHRTEEIKVISELGIFLLVILAGLEIDIDDILKSLKGKNIIISLMAFFVPIFGGIFIGYIFNQDIMTTVFIGLCVAITALPVSIRILMDLGKINSEVGQKLISIAIFDDVLALSILGVLLNIKNSDMSVASIATAVSLSLFKLIVFISLLTLAYLVIKKLLKKGNYIQESLDKFMSLLKGKESLFAFFFAFILLFSTVTENLGLHFIVGAFFAAMLISNSLIGKDNLTAIGTTTSNMAMGFLAPIFFAGIGLEFIVSSISNIGLLLSVIVVSYVSKIAGGFFGGTLIGLNRQVSLTLGVGLNARGIMELVIANIAYRNGLISTEIFSILVIMGVLTTLTTPFLLRSAFLRLE, from the coding sequence ATGAGTGCAGCACAGATTGAATTCCCCTTTTTCACCAACTTGCTCATCCTTTTGGTAGGAGCAAGAATTTTTGGAGAAATCTTTGAACGATTTAATCAACCTGCAATGATTGGCGAAATAATTGCAGGAATTATTTTAGGTCCAAGTTTATTGAATCTGATACACAGAACCGAAGAAATTAAAGTAATTTCGGAATTAGGGATATTCTTATTAGTAATTTTAGCGGGGCTTGAAATAGATATTGATGATATTCTAAAATCCTTAAAAGGAAAAAATATCATCATTTCCCTTATGGCTTTTTTTGTACCAATATTTGGAGGAATATTTATTGGATACATATTTAATCAAGATATCATGACAACAGTTTTTATAGGATTATGCGTTGCAATTACAGCACTTCCTGTAAGCATTCGAATTCTTATGGACTTAGGGAAAATAAACTCCGAAGTCGGGCAGAAATTGATTTCAATCGCGATCTTTGATGATGTTTTGGCTTTATCAATTTTAGGTGTATTATTAAATATAAAAAACTCTGACATGTCTGTAGCATCTATTGCTACTGCGGTTTCATTATCACTTTTCAAATTAATTGTCTTTATTTCACTTTTGACCTTAGCATATTTAGTAATAAAAAAATTATTAAAAAAAGGCAATTATATTCAAGAATCTCTTGATAAATTTATGTCCTTGTTAAAAGGAAAAGAATCATTATTTGCATTTTTCTTTGCATTTATTCTTTTGTTTTCAACGGTTACTGAAAATCTAGGTCTTCATTTTATTGTTGGAGCATTTTTTGCAGCAATGTTAATTAGCAACTCTCTTATTGGTAAAGATAATTTAACAGCTATTGGAACGACAACAAGCAATATGGCAATGGGATTTTTGGCTCCAATATTTTTCGCAGGTATCGGTCTTGAGTTTATTGTTTCTTCTATAAGCAATATTGGCCTTTTATTATCTGTTATTGTTGTTTCTTACGTATCAAAAATTGCAGGCGGATTTTTTGGAGGGACTCTTATAGGACTTAACAGACAGGTTTCATTGACACTAGGCGTTGGTCTTAATGCAAGAGGTATTATGGAACTGGTCATTGCGAATATTGCTTATCGAAACGGTCTTATAAGTACAGAAATTTTTTCAATTTTAGTAATAATGGGTGTTCTTACAACCTTAACAACCCCCTTTCTATTAAGGAGTGCATTTCTTCGTTTAGAATAG
- a CDS encoding ATP-binding protein → MNLFQKPKLWLQLLLLFIAVEFPAEALLTFVSYRSAESSLQEEITNSLNAIATRQANQISSFLAERKRNTTSLSRIPDIVSFTEQLSNTISNDGIQTPAYQGALDLIRPQMLDYRDNFQFKDLYLISTSGDVLFAANDLKQIGVSFKSTEYKSSEIARVFTRSNTILQTEISDFSFLPGAGEPSAFLASPVFKNGRALGVLIAQFDNDDISRVVNDYTGLGETGESVLVSRISGSREAVFLTNVRNAANAAFKKKILIGSNSDLALEEAVQGKSGSGVVKDYRGEEVLAVWSYIPSLRSGLVIKIDTADAFAPIERLKLILIVIIILTLVVVVFAALSVAKSISKPIVKLTAVTDSIAKGNLSQRAEVKERNEIGQLAASFNLMTENLQKSQLELEEANRTLELKVESRTEELRENNETLKKTLDELQSSQTQLIQSEKMASLGQMVAGLAHEVNTPLGFVRGSVDIIQKNHTLISESLKSHQEMLRLLEAGEMEKLEVLINQVKEIDQKVTRTHALEKIQTRINESLIGLDRIQELIINLKNFSRLDESAFKSVDINEGLDSTILISTPFLKYKVEIIKEYQPRLIAECYPSRLNQVFLNLITNAAQAIEENGVIQIKTYTEDGKAVISISDNGKGIESHNLKKIFEPFYTTKPIGQGTGLGLSIAYKIVEQHNGDIEVDSTVGKGSTFRVRIPLTQRKL, encoded by the coding sequence ATGAACTTGTTTCAGAAACCGAAATTGTGGTTGCAGCTTCTTTTGCTTTTCATTGCCGTTGAATTTCCGGCAGAAGCCCTTTTAACTTTCGTTTCTTATCGAAGTGCCGAGTCTTCACTTCAAGAGGAAATCACCAACAGCTTGAATGCCATTGCGACACGGCAGGCCAATCAAATTTCATCTTTTCTGGCGGAGCGAAAACGCAACACAACCTCTCTTTCACGAATTCCTGATATTGTTTCATTTACCGAGCAGCTCAGCAATACAATTTCAAATGATGGGATTCAAACGCCTGCCTATCAAGGCGCTTTGGATTTGATTCGCCCGCAAATGCTTGACTACCGAGATAATTTCCAATTCAAAGATTTGTACCTCATTTCAACCTCAGGTGATGTGCTCTTTGCCGCCAATGATTTGAAGCAGATTGGGGTGAGTTTTAAATCAACGGAATATAAAAGTTCTGAAATTGCACGCGTTTTCACTCGTTCAAATACCATTTTGCAAACAGAGATTTCTGATTTCAGTTTTTTACCCGGTGCCGGTGAACCCTCGGCATTTCTTGCTTCCCCGGTGTTTAAGAATGGTCGAGCGTTGGGCGTGCTTATCGCGCAGTTTGATAACGATGACATTTCCCGTGTTGTGAATGATTACACCGGCTTAGGTGAAACGGGCGAATCGGTTCTTGTTTCGCGTATCTCTGGCAGCCGCGAGGCCGTATTCCTGACCAATGTTCGCAATGCGGCAAATGCTGCCTTCAAAAAGAAAATTTTGATTGGAAGCAACAGCGACCTTGCACTTGAGGAGGCTGTGCAAGGCAAAAGTGGAAGCGGGGTGGTAAAAGATTACAGAGGGGAAGAAGTGCTTGCTGTGTGGAGTTACATTCCTTCGTTGCGCAGCGGACTTGTGATAAAAATTGATACAGCCGATGCATTTGCGCCAATCGAACGGTTAAAGTTGATTTTGATCGTGATCATTATTCTAACCTTAGTGGTAGTTGTTTTTGCGGCACTTTCGGTCGCGAAATCAATCTCAAAACCAATTGTCAAATTGACGGCAGTGACGGATTCCATTGCGAAAGGAAATCTTTCTCAACGGGCGGAAGTCAAAGAAAGAAATGAAATCGGTCAGCTCGCCGCCTCGTTTAACTTGATGACCGAGAATTTGCAGAAATCTCAATTGGAACTTGAGGAAGCCAATCGAACTTTGGAATTAAAGGTGGAATCGCGAACGGAGGAACTTCGAGAAAACAATGAAACGCTCAAAAAAACGTTGGATGAATTGCAATCTTCTCAAACGCAATTAATCCAATCTGAAAAAATGGCGTCGCTTGGGCAAATGGTGGCGGGGCTTGCGCATGAAGTCAATACACCCTTGGGGTTTGTGCGCGGCAGTGTCGATATCATTCAAAAAAATCACACCCTTATTTCTGAATCGCTCAAGTCTCATCAAGAGATGCTGAGGCTGCTTGAAGCCGGTGAAATGGAGAAACTTGAAGTATTGATTAATCAGGTAAAAGAAATTGATCAAAAAGTAACCCGAACACATGCGCTTGAAAAGATTCAAACGCGTATCAATGAATCGCTGATTGGACTTGATCGAATCCAAGAGCTCATCATTAATCTTAAAAATTTTTCGCGGCTTGATGAATCTGCCTTTAAATCGGTAGATATAAATGAAGGACTTGACTCGACCATTCTGATTTCAACGCCATTTTTGAAGTATAAAGTTGAAATTATTAAGGAGTATCAACCAAGGCTTATCGCAGAGTGTTATCCCTCTCGGCTCAACCAAGTTTTTTTGAATCTGATTACCAATGCAGCGCAAGCAATTGAGGAAAACGGAGTCATTCAAATCAAAACTTACACTGAGGATGGAAAAGCCGTGATTTCAATTTCCGATAACGGAAAGGGAATTGAATCTCACAATCTGAAGAAGATTTTTGAACCATTTTATACTACAAAACCGATTGGGCAGGGAACAGGACTCGGTCTTTCCATCGCTTATAAGATTGTCGAACAGCATAACGGAGATATTGAGGTTGATAGCACGGTAGGAAAAGGCTCAACCTTTCGTGTCAGAATTCCGCTTACGCAACGAAAGTTGTGA
- a CDS encoding response regulator — translation MADDKSCILFIDDEPFILSTLRDLFDDEYRVFTAATGKEGLEILKREEIKVIVSDQRMPGMLGHQVLREARNIKPNTVRMLLTGYSDLEAILSSVNAGEVFRYINKPWNTESLTKLISLSVNIYDKVQEVQTYIPESIRNKSGANQFKTHLEVQEKSIQVLFVDFNPPELNRLVETYSKSCETLGATTVDEAFKTLAKTPVSVVVSNVNFNEEDPINFLSAIGKEYPQIVTVILTEVKDATLAVRSINELNVFKYLIKPSDEPKLEETIIEAAKKNSHYRETPEKNIRRTAETLIPDSGYTSAEESALRLRLRAAQSILSRTPRS, via the coding sequence ATGGCAGACGACAAATCGTGCATCCTGTTTATCGATGATGAACCGTTTATTTTAAGCACCCTTCGCGATCTCTTTGATGATGAGTATCGTGTTTTTACTGCTGCCACCGGCAAAGAAGGGCTTGAAATATTAAAACGGGAAGAAATTAAAGTTATTGTCTCTGATCAACGCATGCCCGGAATGCTTGGTCATCAGGTTCTCCGTGAAGCAAGAAACATTAAGCCCAATACGGTTCGAATGCTTCTTACCGGCTATTCTGACCTTGAAGCCATATTAAGTTCCGTAAATGCCGGCGAAGTTTTCCGCTATATCAATAAACCGTGGAATACCGAAAGTTTGACGAAATTGATTTCGCTTTCGGTCAACATTTATGATAAAGTACAAGAGGTTCAAACCTACATCCCTGAATCCATTCGAAACAAAAGCGGTGCGAATCAATTCAAAACGCATTTGGAAGTACAAGAAAAGAGTATTCAAGTCCTTTTCGTGGATTTTAATCCTCCCGAATTAAACCGTTTGGTGGAAACCTACAGCAAATCGTGCGAGACTTTAGGTGCGACAACAGTCGATGAAGCCTTTAAGACACTCGCGAAAACGCCGGTTTCTGTTGTGGTGAGCAACGTTAATTTTAATGAAGAGGATCCGATCAATTTTTTAAGCGCGATTGGAAAAGAATATCCGCAAATCGTTACCGTTATTCTAACGGAAGTGAAGGACGCAACACTTGCCGTGCGCTCGATTAATGAACTCAATGTCTTTAAGTACTTAATTAAGCCTTCAGACGAACCAAAGCTTGAAGAAACCATTATTGAGGCTGCGAAAAAAAATTCCCATTACCGAGAGACACCCGAGAAAAATATTCGCAGAACAGCTGAAACACTCATTCCAGATAGCGGATACACATCGGCTGAGGAAAGTGCCTTGCGGCTTCGATTACGAGCGGCACAATCAATTCTCTCCCGTACGCCAAGAAGTTAA